Proteins encoded within one genomic window of Marasmius oreades isolate 03SP1 chromosome 6, whole genome shotgun sequence:
- a CDS encoding uncharacterized protein (BUSCO:EOG09262G8Y): MQVLSSFRKGYGIQKRLITGIKFLSTTVIDIPKADIYSFGAATSKTSPIFTDVEWQVKKGESWAVVGGNSGEKNLLFQTLLGHLRISPYPSEGLFPFLQSHQDPLSAVSIVSFTHRPRSGGNTGFYDYSARYGAVHEEDKVTLRESLYASLGVVGDPFASTEQHLTLSEQDEAIFHELADKMGLSPFMDLPIIALSNGQTRRARILKAVLRKPRVELLLLDEPLTGLDIQTRPKLLSLLHQLHQSGRPRIILGLRTHDQIPEWVTNVAVVGNRRVRVGTRECYLKGSLAIDSHNYVAGHPETHVRRTKEKKVGEVIVDMKNVRVEYSGRQVLKDITWKIRQGERWHLQGTNGSGKTTLLSMLMGDHPQSYTQTPNCYVAPDSSSSVTERHLHLFSQPRRLIPTPHLQCGSLIGVLSPEIFDAFPRRANMKVWNVISTGFDGGYVPRGTVGVGLGVRGESKRYGPAEIREFVEGGSEEEKWRFQRMAEVLEALGPRSWGREGEQERFSQKAFVDLSVGEQRMVLLMRALVARPKLVLLDEVWSGMDEEMVEAARSYLRGDGVGDDQAVVVITHWDGEMPWGDEDGLRRFRLIEGEGKEVV; this comes from the exons ATGCAGGTTTTGAGCTCGTTCAGGAAGGGCTATGGAATACAGAAAAGACTCATAACGGGCATAAAATTCCTTTCTACCACCGTAATCGACATTCCAAAGGCCGACATATATTCTTTCGGCGCAGCAACAAGCAAAACTAGCCCAATATTCACCGACGTGGAATGGCAAGTTAAAAAGGGCGAGAGCTGGGCAGTTGTAGGTGGTAATTCTGGAGAAAAGAATCTCCTGTTCCAG ACTCTTCTAGGACACTTACGGATATCTCCATATCCGTCGGAGGGACTGTTTCCGTTTCTTCAGTCTCACCAAGATCCCCTTTCGGCCGTCTCCATCGTTTCTTTCACCCACCGACCGCGATCTGGGGGTAACACGGGATTCTATGACTATTCTGCACGATATGGAGCGGTTCATGAAGAAGACAAGGTCACGCTTAGAGAAAGCCTTTATGCCAGCCTAGGGGTCGTCGGGGATCCATTTGCATCAACTGAGCAGCATTTGACGCTTTCCGAGCAAGATGAAGCAATCTTTCATGAACTCGCGGACAAGATGGGCTTGTCACCCTTCATGGATCTACCTATTATCGCGTTGAGTAATGGTCAAACCCGGCGTGCTAGGATTCTGAAGGCAGTTTTGAGGAAGCCGAGAGTAGAGCTACTATTATTGGATGAACCGTTGA CTGGCTTGGACATTCAAACTCGACCTAAACTTTTATCCCTTTTACATCAGCTCCACCAGTCTGGAAGGCCACGCATCATACTTGGTCTTCGTACCCACGACCAGATTCCGGAGTGGGTAACAAACGTCGCGGTGGTAGGAAACCGAAGAGTTCGTGTTGGAACCCGGGAATGTTATCTAAAGGGTTCACTGGCGATCGACTCGCATAATTACGTGGCAGGCCACCCAGAAACCCACGTACGTCGtacgaaagagaagaaagtggGAGAGGTCATTGTAGACATGAAAAATGTGCGGGTCGAATACTCCGGTAGGCAG GTACTCAAAGATATTACCTGGAAAATCCGACAAGGTGAACGATGGCACCTCCAGGGCACCAACGGCTCTGGGAAAACCACATTGCTCTCCATGCTCATGGGCGACCATCCACAGTCGTACACTCAAACACCTAATTGCTACGTTGCACCTGATTCTTCATCCTCCGTCACTGAACGTCACCTACACCTATTCTCCCAACCGCGTCGTCTCATCCCAACGCCTCATCTGCAGTGTGGTTCGTTGATCGGAGTTCTTAGCCCCGAAATCTTTGACGCCTTTCCGCGGAGG GCAAACATGAAGGTTTGGAACGTCATCAGTACCGGGTTCGATGGAGGTTACGTTCCTCGAGGCACTGTGGGAGTTGGCCTTGGTGTGAGAGGTGAAAGCAAGAGATATGGCCCTGCTGAGATCCGAGAATTTGTTGAGGGAGgatcagaagaagaaaagtggCGATTTCAACGTATGGCCGAGGTATTAGAGGCTTTAGGACCGCGTTCTTGGGGACGCGAGGGCGAGCAGGAGAGGTTTTCCCAAAAGGCCTTCGTCGATTTGTCTGTTGGCGAACAAAGGATGGTTTTGCTGATGCGTGCGTTGGTGGCCCGGccgaagttggtgttgttGGATGAAGTGTGGAGCGGGATGGACGAAGAGATGGTTGAAGCTGCGAGGAGTTATCTTCGGGGAGACGGCGTAGGTGACGATCAGGCTGTCGTGGTCATTACTCACTGGGACGGGGAGATGCCTTGGGGAGATGAGGACGGTTTACGAAGGTTTAGATTGATTGAGGGTGAGGGGAAAGAGGTTGTGTGA
- the NOP1 gene encoding Small subunit processome complex component (BUSCO:EOG092648VW) — translation MAFGASGGRGGFGGGRGRGGGGDRGGRGGGRGGGRGGRGGGVRGGGVQGRGRGGGGGRGAGGRGGGRGGRGGAKGGFNVVVEPHRHPGIFIAKGKEQMLVTKNLAPGDSVYGEKRISVEGGVDGTKVEYRVWNPFRSKLAAGVLGGLDDIFIAPGKKVLYLGAASGTSVSHVADIVGPEGIVYAVEFSLRSGRDLINMAKKRTNVIPIVEDARLPQKYRMLLSQVDVIFADVAQPDQARIIILNAEHFLKDGGHIVISIKASCIDSTSAPEVIFASEVQKLSDNRFKPLEQVPLEPYERDHAMVSAQYIRSKPKKA, via the exons ATGGCATTTG GTGCATCCGGCGGTCGCGGTGGATTTGGCGGAGGACGTGGTAGGGGTGGAGGTGGCGATAGAGGTGGCCGAGGCGGTGGAAGGGGTGGTGGACGTGGAGGTCGAG GTGGAGGCGTCCGAGGCGGAGGCGTTCAAGGCCGTGGtcgaggtggtggtggtggacgtGGTGCAGGCGGTCGTGGCGGGGGTcgtggaggaagaggtggcGCAAAGGGCGGTTTTAATGTCGTTGTCGAACCTCATAGGCATCCAGGCATCTTCATTGccaaaggaaaggaacaaaTGCTTGTTACGAAGAACCTCGCCCCCGGAGATTCTGTTTACGGTGAAAAACGGATAAGTGTTGAGGGTGGTGTCGATGGAACGAAGGTCGAATACAGAGTGTGGAATCCTTTCCGGAGTAAGTTGGCTGCTGGGGTTCTTGGAGGACTGGACGACATTTTCATTGCGCCCGGAAAGAAGGTCCTGTATCTTGGTGCTGCTAGTGGTACTAGTGTCAGCCATGTTGCTGATATTGTTGGTCCG GAAGGAATAGTTTACGCAGTCGAATTCTCTCTACGGTCAGGTCGTGACCTTATAAACATGGCCAAGAAACGGACGAATGTCATTC CTATCGTGGAAGACGCTCGTCTCCCTCAAAAGTACCGAATGCTCCTCTCACAAGTCGATGTTATTTTTGCAGACGTTGCACAACCCGACCAAGCACGTATCATCATTCTTAACGCCGAACACTTCCTCAAAGACGGTGGCCACATCGTTATATCAATAAAAGCTAGCTGTATCGACTCAACATCCGCACCCGAGGTTATCTTTGCCAGCGAGGTGCAGAAGTTATCGGATAACAGATTCAAGCCCCTCGAACAGGTTCCTCTGGAGCCTTATGAGAGAGATCACGCTATGGTTTCAG CGCAATACATAAGAAGTAAACCAAAGAAGGCATAG